AACAACACATTCATGGGGTGCCTCCCAcgtagcgcctgatttaacgttgcggcacgatGCAGAcaagcgcatttaaggctcgctcgacctctgaggttccGTCAGGTGGATCTCAGACACTTCTTTTGGTCCTTTCATGCTTATGTATAGCTTCAATCTCTGcacattgactctaaatgtgtgaGAATCTTTCTCCGAGGTAATCTCCACAACTTCTGAAGGGAAGACTTCGACCACTCGAAATggaccagaccatcgtgacttaagCTTACCAGGGAACAACCGTAATTTTGAGTTATTGAGCAATACCATGTCCCTGGGTTTGAAATGCTgctcaacaatgttctggtcgtgcaacctcttcattctctcattgtacaaccttgtgctctcaaaagcaagatgtttgaactcgtcgagctcatgcaattcagtgATTCTTGTTGTACCCGCAGCTTTAATGTCTAGGTTCAGttgtttcagtgcccaccaagctttatgttcaagttccactagCAAGTGGCAAGCCTTCCAaaacaccaacttatatggtgacataccaattggtgttttaaaagcagttctataagcctagagtgcatcatctagctttttcgcccaatcagttcttgtgacattcacagtcttggttagcacactctttatctctctgttggacacttcaacatGCCCACTAGTCTGGGAATGATATggggtagccaccttgtggcgtacatcatactttgctaGCAACTTCTCAAAGGCTCTATTACAGAAGTGGGTGCCTCCGTCATTGATAATCGCTCTTGGTGTCCCAAAGcaggtgaatatattcttcttcaaaaatcccaccaccactcttgcatcattagtgggcaacgctgcagcttctacccatttggacacgtaatccacagcaacaagtatgtacttattgccaaaggagctgacgaagggtcccatgaagtcaatcccccagacatcaaacacttccacctcttgagTCGGGTTTATGGGCAACTCATGGCGACGGGAAATGTTCCCAGTCCGCTGAAattcattgcagcccttcacccattggtgcgcatctttaaacactgttggccaaaaTAAGCGGGCCTCTAGCACTTTCGCAGCTgtcctgactcctccaaaatgccctccatacgctgatgcatgacatgcctgcaaaacagaagattgttctatctcggggacgcacctccggatcatattgtcaacacatatttgaaacaggtaaggttcatcccaataatacatgcggcagtcacgataaactttttcttttgtacagaggaaaggtcatagggaactataccgctggccaggtaatttgcaaagtctgcataccatgacACTTCCTCAAGACTAGTAGCGAGCAGCTGCTCATTTGGtaaggtttccagaatatcctcaacctcaattgagttttcagctccctcaagcCGTGATAGATGATCAACAACTTGGTTTTCTGTGCCCTTACGATCACGAATTTCGAGATCGAATTCTTGAAGtagcaacacccaacgaatcaggcgtggcttagactccttcttctcaatcaagtacctgagagctgcatgatcagtgtatacaattaccttaaaGCCAATtaggtatgatctgaacttgtcgaaagcgcaaacaccacaaccaacatctccttcttagtcacagtgtagttcagttgggctccactcagcattctactagcatagtagattggatgtATTAGCTTGTCTTTCCGCTATCCCAGCACTGCCGCCACTGCGTAGTCACTAGTGTCATACATGAGTTCGAAAggttgctcccagtcgggggAACAATGATAGGTGTTGTGACTAGCCTCTTCTtcagctcctcgaatgctaccctgcaatcatcaggaAACAAGaaggggtgatctttttctagcaacttacagagagggttggcaatttttgagaagtctcttatgaatctccggtagaaatcGGCATGCCCGAGGAAGATCCTGATTgctttgactgaagttggagggGGCAGTTTTGCTATCACATCcactttagcacgatccacctcaattcctttgcttgacacccggtgccccaagactatgccctcttgtaccatgaaatggcacttctcccaattaagaaccaggttagtctcaatacacCGTTTCAGCACACTCGTCAGATTTATTAGGCACTCATCGAATGAAtttcccaccactgagaaatcatccatgaatacctccattatgttttctaccatgtcagtgaatatggccatcatgcacctttgaaatgtggcgggtgcattgcataggccaaatggcatcctccgaaaggcataaatgccatatggGCAAGTGAAAAAAGTCTTTTCTCTATCCTCAGGTGCAATGGAGATCTGAttgtaacctgagtacccatccagaaaacagaagtgtTACCTCCCTGCCAGtctgtctagcatctgatcaatgaagggaagtgggaagtggtccttccgggtggcCAGATTTAACTTTCTGTAGTCCATGCAAAATCTCCAGCCCATGACGATTCTCGTCGAGATCaattcattgttatcatttttgacTACTGTCATGCCACACTTTTTAGGCACACATTGAACCGGGCTAACCCAACTGCTGTTAGATattgggaaaatgattcccgcatctaaccactttatcacttctttctttaCCACTTCCTTTATGTTGGAGTTCATCCTTCTTTGGTGTTTCCTGGAAGGTTTGTGgccctcttccagcagaattttatACATACTGTAGGCGGGGCTGATCCCCTTTATGTCTTCCATGGTTCGCCCAATGGCAGTcttacactccttgagtacctgcaagagttgttatgcctgcacatctaacaaactagatgagataataataggtaatgtggagtcaggtccaaggaactcatacctgagatgggcgggcagtggcttcaactccagctTTGGGGGTTCTTCcatggatggcttggctggaggagtttctctattttctaagtgcaagggctcaaattcaAGAGTTTTGTCCCAGAACCCTCTGCCCTCTAGTACCAACACCCATTCTGTCAGTTCTtctccattcacctcatctaaattcatcaggCATACAGCAAGAGGGTCCTCAATAGTCAACATCGAATCATCAGTTTCGACaattacatccacgacatcaataagagagcaattgacgaattcacttggtcgcctggatttctgcacattgaatgttatctcttcgTCGTTCAATCTCATATTGAGCTCCCAGTTTCACAATTAATGAGAGCTTTCCCAGTGGCCAAGAAcgaccttcccaaaattatgggaatttcttcatctaccttgcaatccaagatcacaaaatctgcagggaacgcaaatttccccacctgaatcaacacatcatccagGATATCAGAGGGTCTTTTTACAGTCCTATCAGCCAGCTGCAATAgcatagaggtgggtctagctctttcAATCCCCAGCCTCTTATAAATCGtcaggggcataagattaatgCTAGCCCCTAAATCACAAAGTGCCttagcaaaagcaaaattaccaatagTGCAGGGAATTGTAAAGCTCCCTGGGTCAGATAGCTTCTCCGCAATTAGTCTAGTTACCACTGCACTGCAGGTCTGAGTAAGAGTCACCGTGTCCAGGTCTTGGAAAGCGAATTTTCTAGACattaagtccttcatcatttttgcatacccagacatctctttcaaagcatctatcaatgaaatatttaccttgatttgtttcagcatctccaagaatttcttgtgaTGTTCCTCTTTTTGGTGCTTAGCCAACCTCTAAGGGAATGGtgcaggaggtctcttcttcccaatgatttgggaCTGCTCTTTATCAGCTGCCACCTCAACTACTTGTTCCTGGGCTatctcagcttctttctcagtCTCAATCTGAATGTTGTGTTCTTCCTGAGCAGGCTGGACTGTTACCTATGTCAGTTTCGTTGactcatctagctcaatgggcactggtatgAGAGTCTCAGCCTGTCTGCTCTCTCGAGCCCTTTCTTGCTCTACGTCTAAATCTCTGTCATTCCAtagactcactgccatcagctgcTTCAGGCCTTGATCTTTGGGGTTTATTTGAGTGTCTGCAGGtaatgtcccatgaggacgattgtttagagacattgaaatttggcccatatgcacttcaatattcttgatagctgaatcatgtgcatctactctctcactaatttttgcattagacccaataacctgctacatcattgcctcaagtctagtaaacccatcttcctgtcatccaccatgctgctgctgaAGAGGGTGATACCCCTGCTACTGATTCTGATTGTTATATCCATGTGGCCTTAggtaaggtgccatattgttaggAGGTCTCATACCTCTCGTGTTCCTATTGTTGAACTGTGGCTAGACTGGCCTGTACATCTGATTTTgctggccccaattctgaccaccctgtctctggcctccataattagacacatagttcatgtcttcaaggtagtgatgatgatcatgttctgcattccactggttaccaattggctgactaatgcaagatgtgcacaagcccttattggtagtatctacgatgtatacctgctgcttctgctctgactcttccacctttttagtgagtatactcatctgtgtcaataaggtggccatattttcagccatagagttggatggatctaagggcactgagtgaaccattggagtgataggtgcattcctggttgtccatcccgaattctgcACCATCTTATCAAGCAGACTCtggccttctctccatgttttgctcaaaaatgctccaccaactgaagcatcaacaatgttcttcatgctatctgacaatcccatgtaaaatcgctgccccaacatcagatctggaataccatggtgcggacatataaccaacatccctttgaaacgttcccatgtttcatgcagtgtctccattggtctctgtttaaaactcaaatttcatcaatttgttgagcagtcttgttgggtgggtggaacttgttatggaattacttgactaactcctcccaagttgttatggaatttatgggaagtgagtttagccaggtctgggcagcttctgtcactgagaatggaaacaataacagcttgattgcttccggagttacgttgggctgcctttggATTTTGCATATTGACAGGAAATTCTACAAGTGTTgttgaggatcttcgacttgtgaccccgaaaatagtcccttgttttgcaacaagtgcatcATGTTATTCGTGATTTAGAATGATTTAGCCTGTATTTGTGGGACTACAATTGTTGTGGCCAAATTttcagctgtgggttgtgcccagtcatagagaGTAGCCTCTGGCATGAGAGGTGCCACATGTGCTATTGGCGCTGCTGGGTCTACCACATTGTCCCCCATGTCTGGTTCGATTTGTTCAGTTGTTTGCTTTTCcggttggcccgattcaaggccttgaaaactttctcgggattctataatgcttcaaatacttcaccagttctcgatgagtttctaggcatgcacctgtacaaccaagtcaacaaacgttaaaatttcaatgtaaaaattgggtatagagaaaactgactacactaagaatttttgtacttgtttcaattgtaattgataacaccgttaaatccccgacaacgacgccaaaatttgatcacgcccaactatgccttataaaaaagacacgcggacgttgcaaatataacctgagtatttagcccagag
This sequence is a window from Nicotiana sylvestris chromosome 3, ASM39365v2, whole genome shotgun sequence. Protein-coding genes within it:
- the LOC138888302 gene encoding uncharacterized protein, whose translation is MLKQIKVNISLIDALKEMSGYAKMMKDLMSRKFAFQDLDTVTLTQTCSAVVTRLIAEKLSDPGSFTIPCTIGNFAFAKALCDLGASINLMPLTIYKRLGIERARPTSMLLQLADRTVKRPSDILDDVLIQVGKFAFPADFVILDCKVDEEIPIILGRSFLATGKALINCETGSSI